In Zygosaccharomyces rouxii strain CBS732 chromosome E complete sequence, the DNA window CTTTTCTGGTGAAGAACCCTGCTTCAGAATTAACTTGATCAAATTGGTCAACAGCGGTTCTGCACTGTTTGTCAAATCCATCTTATTAAAGACGAAATTAGGTGATGTGATAGATTCTCTAATCGTTAGGATTCTTTCGATGGTAATGGCAGCGTAGGTATAAACGACATATTCATCCCTTTCTAAGAAGTTGGCCAAAATTGGTAAGATTTCAATTAATTGTGGTTTGTTTAGTTGGTTTCTGAAAATGTAGATGTATTTGATGGCGTCTACCCTTAAAATAACATGAGGTACTGAATTGGTCAAATCCGGGGCGATTTGTTTCGTAAAGAAGTCTACCACATCTAGCAAAATGTTAGTAGAAGATACACCTGAACTGGTGACATTACCATTGATGGCAAGAGCGGTAAACAAGTAAATGCTCAAATCCTTATACCTCCAATTTTCGGTTGGATTCAATTGATACTGCTcgaaaaatttttgtacATGAGTTGCGAAAATGTTGGTTATTAGTTGTTCgtttttctctttcaattccttcaaAAAATCTGTGCAAGCCCTTCTCCTAGTGTCCGTATCAGAACCTTCTAAATCTCTACGCACGTATTCGATAggatcatcttcaaataattcaatATCAGATTCACGCAGAGTAACATTCGGAAGAATAATCTGTTCAGCAATGTTATTCATTGCAAATTCGTTGTTGAAGATTTCGAAATATTTGGGAATCCTTGATACCGCAGTGAGAAAGGCTAGTGATTTAGAAACCAAAATATCATATTTGGGTTCAGATGACATGGCAGTGAGTAGTGACCATGTGATCTGGATAAAATCGTTAATCATATCACCAAAGACATCCTCGTAACGTGTTGTATACAACTGcaccaattcttgaatgGAAGATTTGACTTTTATGAGAACGCTTGCGGTTTCTGAATCATCGGGGTCATCTAACAATGGATTACTATAGGCCAAATATTTGTGTAAAATCCCCATTCCCGTTTGAATGTTGTCTTCGAAAAATTCTGGAATATCTTGACAATTGAAATCATAATACAACTTAACCAATAGGAGAAAAACTTCAAAAAGTACCTGTAACTGTTGTTGATTGTTACCATTTTGTTGGATCTGTTCATCGACAGTCTTCAAAAGTGATAAGAAAGGCTCCGTGAAAACTTCTAAAACCATTTTAATCTCTAAGAATAATTCATCTGAACGAAACAACGGCCtccatcttttgaagatagAGTGTGAAACGATAAGAACACCTCTGTTGGTAACCATATCATCCGCGGTCAATCTAGATGCCAAATCATTTAACAAAGTGGGCCAGTTTCCGGGGAAATCAGAATCTGCAATAGCTGAAATAGCTTCACCGATCTGGATTTGCAAATTGTTGGGTAGTGAAATCATTAGTGGTACGATTTCCTTCTTTATGAGTTCAGTGTCGCTTGCAGGAAGTAAATGattaccatcttcatctatccatcttcttttcacgtaatttttaaaaaaaagagcaCCTGCCAATCTTGTAGCTAGTGGTAAATTTGTAGATGCAACTATATGCAAAAGGCTGAGACCAAATTCTGGTTGTGTCTCTAATGATCCCAAATTTCTTTCTGCACTCTTGGCAGTGCTTGCTACAACTGattcttccaagaatttaGCAATAGTTCCTAAATCGCCCATACTACTGGAAATATCTACCACAAATCACACTAATTGATACTACAAAAGGTCTCAAAGACTCCTTATACGTAATATTTTGATAATAAGGTGTGTGTTGAAGGGAAGAAAACCTTTCGTTTGTTGTTCttaaagtgaaaaaataagaGAAAATCATATCAAGGTCATCGCCTCACGTGTAAATGCTGTTAGCTATACAATAAAGATATCATCTCACCTTATCTCACCTCATCTCACCTCAATGAGCACTGCGTCACCAACTGGTTACTGCTTGCCAGAGATTGCATCCATTCTGAATTCTCCACAGACGTTTTTTTGGATGGTGCAAAAATCCTAATGCCTCTTAGATGGGTATCCTTACCGTTCTCATGGTTGACCGGGAATACAATTCTGATGAACTGGCATTTCAGTAAATTGTCTGACGAACGGTTGTCCTCAAACGTAAGTGCTACCCACCCGTTAACGTTACGGACTTCAAGAGTCTTGTAGAAAAGAGCATCTGAAGGACTGTGGCCGACGTAAATCTTAATAAGTCGAGGTGTGTAGGATTCATCAGCTATCAATGAGAAGTAAAACGCTATGAGAATCacatcaattcttttgctGAAAGTGATATCGAGCTGATGTGGTTGTACACCATCGCTTTGCCAGTATGTGTCGGGATTGTCATCTAATGCATTATCAATGGAATTACCCATTTTAAAGGATGATGGCTTCCAATGGGCTAAGTGGTTCACATTACATGTAGAATCTGTGTCAAAGAGCTGTAAACCTTGTAGAAACCTTGTAGATAACTTTTCCGCTGTCATATGGGCATATTTGGATTCATCTTGGAACCCATTAACAAACATGTTTTTTGTGCCTTCATCGATAACAGTATCATCGAGTACAGTTTTTGGTTCTTTCTGGTTTATTACTGGTCCCAGTGCGGACGTGGGTGCCAGTTTATCTAGTAGATTCTCCACCTGTTGTGGATCCATTGAGCTTTTTGTAACTTCTCTTGTCGTTACTACAATCATATCGTTAACATCACTGATACATATAAAAAATATACATGCCTAAGAAATATTGAAAGGAAGAAGTGCGTATCTAACATTTAATGGTCAATCTTCAACGAGAAATCTACCACACCCGTTCCCTGGTGGATGCTACTTGTGCTGTAGATATCGATCTCTGGACATAGGTAACCTTGTAGATTATCCAATTTAAGACCACCACTGCACTCTAGTAAAAACTCCCTTTGTCCCTTCCATTTTGTCTTTAGGCTAGACGCACATATTTTAAGACCTTCAGGTTCAAAATTGTCAAGCATTATCACATCTGCACCGGCTTCAATGGCTTCATCTGCCTCTTGTTCAGATTGACATTCCACTTCAATCTTGACTGCAAATCCGCATACACGTCTGGCAGCATACACAGCATTGGTGATGGAGCCAGTGGACCAAATGTGATTATCCTTGAGCATGACCATGGAGGACAAATCATAGCGGTGAGGATCGCATCCACCAACTAACATTGAGTATTTCTCTAGGCGGCGAAGACCTGGCGTAGTCTTTCTAGTACCTGCTATAGTACCTCGATAACCTACAGACTTAGCTGCTTCCATCAGACGACGGGAACTTGTAGCAATACCGGAACTTCTAGACAATATGTTTAAAGCTGTTCTCTCAGCAAGTAATACATCTTTAGCCTTACCAGTTACTTTGGCGACAGGTAATTTGCCCTGGGGTGCTTTAGAGATTAACAATTGATCTCCTTCTTGAAAATACCACTCAACTTGTAACTCACATTGCTTAAAAACTTCATTAGCAAATGGGACACCACTTAAATATCCATCTTGTTTGCAGAAAAGAGTTGCAGCCTTTTGATCAGATCCGACTACAAATCCACCGTAATCAAAGGAGGGAACATCTTCCTGTAGCCAATTAGTTATGTCTTGCTTCCATTGGCCATTAGATGGCAAAAGGTTTTCGTAGTGAGCCATCGTGTTACAAGATTCTGAGCTCGTCGGTACAGTATGGAAGATCTAGTGTAAGGTTATTGATGTTAGATTAGGAGTCAAATATGACgtttaaaaaaaaaaaaaaataataataataataataataataatagtgaTAATAAATAAAAGACTTAAGAAACGTAGAAACTTTTCTTAGATGCTATATAAAATGCTTTGTATTATTACAAAAGGTTTTCAGAGAGGATTTGCTTTTCATTGTCTGATAACTGTTCGTATATCGATTGAAAGCCGCTAATATTTTTGGCGGCcacttctttgaaaaaatcaactAATAGTTGGTGAACGCTTCTAGAGTCCAGGTTATCGGCAAGACACTGCTCATCTAGTTCCTCGCCTCTATCATCTgtttcatcttcttccacgTAGTGTTGTAACCTTTCGTACTCTAAAGGACCTTCTACATCTTCCCaatcatcattatcatcatcatcttgattCTCCTCAGTGTTCGTCTCGATACCGTAGGTTCCCGCCATGAGTAATTGTGGATCCTGATGCTTGCCttgaaattccaattcGCTCGTGAAAAGTTTAATGATCTTATGATAAACAGAAACTTGAGTGTATCTGTCAG includes these proteins:
- the CSE1 gene encoding importin-alpha export receptor (highly similar to uniprot|P33307 Saccharomyces cerevisiae YGL238W CSE1 Nuclear envelope protein that mediates the nuclear export of importin alpha (Srp1p) homolog of metazoan CAS protein required for accurate chromosome segregation), with translation MGDLGTIAKFLEESVVASTAKSAERNLGSLETQPEFGLSLLHIVASTNLPLATRLAGALFFKNYVKRRWIDEDGNHLLPASDTELIKKEIVPLMISLPNNLQIQIGEAISAIADSDFPGNWPTLLNDLASRLTADDMVTNRGVLIVSHSIFKRWRPLFRSDELFLEIKMVLEVFTEPFLSLLKTVDEQIQQNGNNQQQLQVLFEVFLLLVKLYYDFNCQDIPEFFEDNIQTGMGILHKYLAYSNPLLDDPDDSETASVLIKVKSSIQELVQLYTTRYEDVFGDMINDFIQITWSLLTAMSSEPKYDILVSKSLAFLTAVSRIPKYFEIFNNEFAMNNIAEQIILPNVTLRESDIELFEDDPIEYVRRDLEGSDTDTRRRACTDFLKELKEKNEQLITNIFATHVQKFFEQYQLNPTENWRYKDLSIYLFTALAINGNVTSSGVSSTNILLDVVDFFTKQIAPDLTNSVPHVILRVDAIKYIYIFRNQLNKPQLIEILPILANFLERDEYVVYTYAAITIERILTIRESITSPNFVFNKMDLTNSAEPLLTNLIKLILKQGSSPEKLAENEFLMRAVFRVLQTAEDTIQGLASHLLQELLGIVTIISKNPSNPRFTHYTFESIGAIESHSPLELLPQIVQSIVPVFLEILSEDIQEFVPYVFQLFAFCVEKGKSVPDSIKQLAQPILSPPLWEMKGNVPAVTRILKSFIKADQSLFPNLIPVLGVFQRLIASKAYDIYGFEILEVIILHIDMERLKPYLKQIAVLLLQRLQTSKTERYVKQLVVFLATISIKLGPDFVVEFIDGVQDGVFSQIWGNFILTTLPGIGHLLSRKIALVGTLNVMISGNIFVNKYQPLLVPTLEAIVETASSQSIANLTNDHIDFDNMEEISTFGSSFSRLVSVTERPVDPLADIDLTNGLRSYVATSLSKYNESSGMALVSNLAPQLPQDAQIKLKDLMSVAV
- the DOC1 gene encoding anaphase promoting complex subunit DOC1 (similar to uniprot|P53068 Saccharomyces cerevisiae YGL240W DOC1 Processivity factor required for the ubiquitination activity of the anaphase promoting complex (APC) mediates the activity of the APC by contributing to substrate recognition involved in cyclin proteolysis) codes for the protein MIVVTTREVTKSSMDPQQVENLLDKLAPTSALGPVINQKEPKTVLDDTVIDEGTKNMFVNGFQDESKYAHMTAEKLSTRFLQGLQLFDTDSTCNVNHLAHWKPSSFKMGNSIDNALDDNPDTYWQSDGVQPHQLDITFSKRIDVILIAFYFSLIADESYTPRLIKIYVGHSPSDALFYKTLEVRNVNGWVALTFEDNRSSDNLLKCQFIRIVFPVNHENGKDTHLRGIRIFAPSKKTSVENSEWMQSLASSNQLVTQCSLR
- the BNA6 gene encoding nicotinate-nucleotide diphosphorylase (carboxylating) (highly similar to uniprot|P43619 Saccharomyces cerevisiae YFR047C BNA6 Quinolinate phosphoribosyl transferase required for biosynthesis of nicotinic acid from tryptophan via kynurenine pathway); this encodes MAHYENLLPSNGQWKQDITNWLQEDVPSFDYGGFVVGSDQKAATLFCKQDGYLSGVPFANEVFKQCELQVEWYFQEGDQLLISKAPQGKLPVAKVTGKAKDVLLAERTALNILSRSSGIATSSRRLMEAAKSVGYRGTIAGTRKTTPGLRRLEKYSMLVGGCDPHRYDLSSMVMLKDNHIWSTGSITNAVYAARRVCGFAVKIEVECQSEQEADEAIEAGADVIMLDNFEPEGLKICASSLKTKWKGQREFLLECSGGLKLDNLQGYLCPEIDIYSTSSIHQGTGVVDFSLKIDH